CCGACTCGCGCCTCACCGGCGGCCACGGCCTCAAGGAGCGCCTGTCGCGCCTCTCGCAACGCATCCTGGACCGCAGCCTCGTCTCCGCGCTGGACAAGAACCCCTTCACCTACCTGTGCCGCAAGCGCGTGTTCCGTGGCAGCGTGCACCTGTGCCGTCTCCCGGGCTGGAACCGCTCCCTGCGCTTCGCCCAGAAGATGATGCCCCTGCCCGACGGCAGCCAGGCCCTGGACGACATGTTCGACCTTTCGCTGCGCGCCGTGCTCGACGTGCTTCGCTCGCCCGAATACAGCGTGCTCACGAAATTCGACCCCATCGGCAGCGTGAACCTGAAACACGTCAAGCGGCGTTGCACGCCCGACCTGGACGAACGGCTGGCCAGCCTGCCGGCGCTGCCGGTGATGCCGGTCAAGGACGTGGCGTAAGAGGAAGAGAAGAAGCCTCCGGCGGCCAAAGGGCTACGCCCTCTGGATACCCTTTTCGCTTCGCGTCGACCGATGCGGAGTTTGCTGAACGCAAATTAAGGCAGGAAGCGCGCAAAGCCGCGCTTCCTGCCTTAATTAATTAACTTACGCGCGAACCCCGTTGAGGGTCCAGGGGGATCATATCCCCCTGGTGGGGGGAAGTCGCAGCGCCCTGCCGGGGTCTGGGGCAAAGCCCCGGTCTTCTCCTAGTCGGCCTTGTAGCCCACGCTGAAGCTGAACGCCTTGGGGTCGAAGTAGTTCAGGGTTTCGCCGTCCACTTGGCCGAAGGGGTACATGAAGTAGTTCACCGGGCCGCCTTTCTGGGCGGGGTTGAACACCACGCCGCGCGAGCCGATGTTCAGGGTGATGCGCGTCAGGTCGTCGCCGCCCCAGAAGAACTCCCGGTAGCGTTCGGCTTCGGGGCTTTTGGCCTCCAGGTTCTTCACCAGCATCATCTTGCGCACGTCGGCGGGATCGGCGGGCACCCAGCCGGTGCCCGGCAGGTAGAACTCGGCCCAGCAGTGGTAGTCGCCGGTGATGTCGCCGGTCTTGGGGTCGGCCATGCGCAGCCCGAACACCTCGCGCGCGGGCACTCCGGCGGCCCTGGCCAGAGTGACGAACACGGTGCTGATGTCGGCGCATTTGCCGCCGCCCTTCATTTCGCACAGGGTGCGTCCGGGAATGCCCAGGCCGCAGCCCTGTACGGCGGGATCGCGGAAGGTGTTGTCCACGGTCCAGTCGTAGACGGCCCGCGCCTTGGAGAGGACGGTGCGCTTGCCCTTGACGATCTTGGCCGCCTGGTCGGCGTAGGCCTCGGAAGGCGTCCAGTCGTCGCTGGCGAGGTACTGGGCCTTGATGTCGGCGGGGATGGGCTCCTTGGAGTCCTTGAGGGGCGCGAGCTTGCGGAAATGGCTGTCCACATGGAAGCTCAGGGTGAGGGCGGGCTTGTCCTTCGCGTCGACGCGGCTCCAGGCGGCGTACAGGTAGTTGGCCCCGCTCTTGGGGTCGCGCAGCACCTGCACGGAGTCGTAGTTGCCCTTGAACGAGACGCCCGCGATGTCCTGGGTGTCGTTGGAGAACGGGTAGGGCAGCCAGACGTCGGCCTGTCTCGAGCCGGGCAGGACGCTCGGCGTCACGGTCATGGTGATGGTGCCGGACGCGGCCTGGGCGGCCTGGGCGGTGAACGCCAGGACCAGCAGGACGGGCAGGATGAACTTGTAGCGCATGAAAACCCCCTTGAGGAAATGCAGACTTCCATAGGCGGATTTTCAGGCGCCAACCAATCGTTTTTCGAAATCAGGCCCACCCTGCGGCATCAGGTGGCCTGATCGCGCTTCGTAGTCTCACTCACGAATCCCGCGACAATTCCGCAGGACAGCGGAATTGGACGCTGCGTAGCAGCGCCCGAAGGGCGAGGGCCAGGATGGCCCGAGTCAAGCAATTACCGGGTCCAGGGTGAGGCTTCTCCCCCTGGCCGCCGGAGGCATCTTACTCTTCTCTTATCTCTTCTTCTGCAGTCTCGCGCGCAGCACGATGGCCACGAGGTTCATCCCCAGCACCAGGGCGATGAGCACCAGGGCGGTGCCGTACTGCATGGGCCGGGTCTTTTCGATTTCGGTCCCGGCGGTGGCCAGCACGAAGATGTGGTAGGGCAGGGCCATGACGTCGGAGAAGATGGACGTGGGCAGTTTCGGGGCGAAGAACACGGCGGCGGTGAACATGATGGCCGCCGTTTCGCCTGCCGCGCGCGACAGGCCGAGGATGGCGCCGGTGAGCATGCCGGGCAGGGCGGCCGGGAGCACCACCAGCCGGATGGTCTGCCACTTGGTGGCCCCGAGGCCGAGGGAGGCTTCGCGGTAGGTGTTGGGCACGGACTTGAGGGCTTCTTCGGCGGTGCCGATGATGACCGGCAGGACGAGGATGGTCAGGGTGAGCACGCCCGAGATGACGCTCACGCCCAGGCCGAAGAAGGTCACGAAGAAAGCCAGCCCGAACAGTCCGAAGACCACGGAGGGCACGCCCGCCAGGTTGGCGATACCCAGGCGGATGACGCGCACGAGCTTTCCGGGCTTGGCGTATTCGTTGAGATAGATGGCGGCGCACACGCCCAGGGGGAAGGCCACCATCATGGAGCCCAGCGACAGGATGACGGTGCCGATGATGCAGGGCAGGATGCCGCCGGCGGTCATGGAGTCGCGGGGGGGCTGGGTGAGGAATTCCCAGGAAATGGCGGGCAGCCCGTTGTAGAAGAGGAACAGGCAGATGACGCCCAGGGCTGCGGCGTTGACCAGGGCCGCGCCCCTGAACACGTTCCACATGACGCTCTGCGCGCCCCGGCGCCGCTTGAGCAGCTTTTCGTCTATGCGCATGGCTCGGGGCTCCTAAAGCGTGGCCGCGCCGACCTGCTTGTGCTTCTCGGCTATGTGCTGTGCGATGATGTTGAAGACCAGGGTGAACAGGAACAGGATGATGCCGATGGCGAACAGGGCGTGGTAGTGGTCCGACCGGAAGGGGGCCTCGGCCATTTCGGCGGCGATGGACGAGGGCATGGGCCGGATGGCCGAAAAGATGGATGTCGGGACGATGGCCGCGCCGCCCGCCACCATGAGCACCACCATGGTCTCGCCGATGGCCCGGGACATGCCCAGGATGATGGCCGTGGACACGCCCGAGAGCGATGCGGGAACCACCACGCGGCGGATGGTCTCCCAGTGTGTCGCGCCCAGGGCCAGGGAGGCTTCCTTGAGTTCGCGGGGCACGGCGTAGATGGCGTCCTCGGACACGGAGCAGATGGTGGGCACGGACATGAAGGCCAGCATGAGACTGGCGTTGAAGAGGTTGAGTCCCGTGGCCAGGTCGAAGGTGTCCTGGAGGAAGGGGGCCACCACCACCATGCCGAAGAAGCCGATGACCACCGAGGGCAGGGCGGCCAGGAGCTCCACCAGCGGCTTGACCGCGCCCCGGGTGCGGGGGCCGGCGATTTCGGCCAGGTAGACGGCGGTCATGACGCCCAGCGGGATGGCGATGAGCGAGGAGAGCACCGTCACCGCGATGGAGGCCACGATCAGCGGGAAGATGCCGAACTCGGCCGGATCGGACGTGGGATACCAGAGGTTGCCGAAGAGGAAGTCCAGGACGTTCACATGCGTGAACAGCGGAAGGCCTTCCAGGAAAAGATAGATCATGATCAGCGCCAGGGACACGATGGACACCATGGCGGTGATCATGAAGAAATAGCGGATCAGGTCGTCTTTGAGCTTGCGGCTTACGGCCACGGCGTTCTCCAAAGGCGGCCCCCCTCTGGGCGAGAGGGGCCGCAAGGCGGTTGGATCTATTTCTTGACGGGGAAGTAGCCGACTTCCTTGATGATCTTCTGTCCGTTGGCGGCGTCCATGATGTAGTCCACGAATTTCTGGACAGGGGCGTCCAGCTTCTCGGGCACGATGATGAACAGCGGGCGGGCGACGGGGTAGGTCTTGTCGGCCACGGACTTCTCGCCGCCGGTCACGCCGTTGACCTGGAGGCCCTTCACGGAGTTGTTCACGTAGGCGATGCCGTCGTAGGCGATGGCGGCCTTGTTCTTGCTGACCACCTGGAGCACCGCGCCGGAGGAAGCCTGCAGCAGGGCGGCGGGGGTCACTCTCTGGCCTTTCATGATCAGTTCGTTCCAGGCTTCGTAGGTGCCGGAGGAGGAGTCGCGGGAGATGATCACGATTTCCTTGTCCTCGCCGCCCACTTCCTTCCAGTTCTTGATCTTGCCGGCGTAGATGCCCTGCAGCTGCTCGGCGGTGAGGTTGGTGACGGGGTTGGCCGGGTTCACGATGGG
The DNA window shown above is from Fundidesulfovibrio terrae and carries:
- a CDS encoding zinc dependent phospholipase C family protein: MALLLVLSFFLVLLLPGEALAWGPGVHTAAARFVLANLDLVPSAVAALIAQFPNTYLYGCLSADFFVGKGTRLRPGHSHNWESAFRLAAAADTPQLKVHALGYMSHLGADVVAHNYYVPGVMERTALPRNIAHMYVEMQADSRLTGGHGLKERLSRLSQRILDRSLVSALDKNPFTYLCRKRVFRGSVHLCRLPGWNRSLRFAQKMMPLPDGSQALDDMFDLSLRAVLDVLRSPEYSVLTKFDPIGSVNLKHVKRRCTPDLDERLASLPALPVMPVKDVA
- a CDS encoding transglutaminase-like domain-containing protein, whose translation is MRYKFILPVLLVLAFTAQAAQAASGTITMTVTPSVLPGSRQADVWLPYPFSNDTQDIAGVSFKGNYDSVQVLRDPKSGANYLYAAWSRVDAKDKPALTLSFHVDSHFRKLAPLKDSKEPIPADIKAQYLASDDWTPSEAYADQAAKIVKGKRTVLSKARAVYDWTVDNTFRDPAVQGCGLGIPGRTLCEMKGGGKCADISTVFVTLARAAGVPAREVFGLRMADPKTGDITGDYHCWAEFYLPGTGWVPADPADVRKMMLVKNLEAKSPEAERYREFFWGGDDLTRITLNIGSRGVVFNPAQKGGPVNYFMYPFGQVDGETLNYFDPKAFSFSVGYKAD
- the pstA gene encoding phosphate ABC transporter permease PstA, whose product is MRIDEKLLKRRRGAQSVMWNVFRGAALVNAAALGVICLFLFYNGLPAISWEFLTQPPRDSMTAGGILPCIIGTVILSLGSMMVAFPLGVCAAIYLNEYAKPGKLVRVIRLGIANLAGVPSVVFGLFGLAFFVTFFGLGVSVISGVLTLTILVLPVIIGTAEEALKSVPNTYREASLGLGATKWQTIRLVVLPAALPGMLTGAILGLSRAAGETAAIMFTAAVFFAPKLPTSIFSDVMALPYHIFVLATAGTEIEKTRPMQYGTALVLIALVLGMNLVAIVLRARLQKKR
- the pstC gene encoding phosphate ABC transporter permease subunit PstC translates to MAVSRKLKDDLIRYFFMITAMVSIVSLALIMIYLFLEGLPLFTHVNVLDFLFGNLWYPTSDPAEFGIFPLIVASIAVTVLSSLIAIPLGVMTAVYLAEIAGPRTRGAVKPLVELLAALPSVVIGFFGMVVVAPFLQDTFDLATGLNLFNASLMLAFMSVPTICSVSEDAIYAVPRELKEASLALGATHWETIRRVVVPASLSGVSTAIILGMSRAIGETMVVLMVAGGAAIVPTSIFSAIRPMPSSIAAEMAEAPFRSDHYHALFAIGIILFLFTLVFNIIAQHIAEKHKQVGAATL
- a CDS encoding PstS family phosphate ABC transporter substrate-binding protein, whose product is MKKINVFLFALMLMAGLAHADTSIRVDGSTTVLPAMQKIVEAYMKANAGVNITVSGGGSGNGIKAIIDGTTNVAMSSREITEKELATAKEKGHPVKPMEIAMDAIVPIVNPANPVTNLTAEQLQGIYAGKIKNWKEVGGEDKEIVIISRDSSSGTYEAWNELIMKGQRVTPAALLQASSGAVLQVVSKNKAAIAYDGIAYVNNSVKGLQVNGVTGGEKSVADKTYPVARPLFIIVPEKLDAPVQKFVDYIMDAANGQKIIKEVGYFPVKK